tggagattacccaaagcaatgcaggtcacctcggagccacaatccattgtggtgaagctttggggtgttgttggaagcctccaattaagttgtggagattgccccaactttTTTTATGGGtttggtgaccaccctcaagggtcccttagtggaatcacgacatcttgcattgtgcggtgGCGTGAGGAGATAACGGCAGCCCTAGTGTCTTCTTAGGGAGaactgtgcctccacactgctccaaatggagattagcatccgcaagggtgtgaaattcaggatacatcatcgtctccgtgtgctttggttatcttttacctttacttatgaactttactttgtgatagccatattgtttcttgttatatatgttGCTATcaattagttgtttatcttgcttagcataagttgtttgtgcacataggtgagcgtagttgttttaggttttgtgcttgactaattaaaggtTAGTTTTATTACgcttttgttcaagcctaaaccataactacttaaaagcgcctattcaccccctaggCGACATACACGTCCTttctattggtttcaaggagtttatatggtgaccaaggttgtattcaaggttttatccaaatattGGTCATTTGAGAGTTGAGCTTATAGCAAGCATGTCGTGAATAAGAagattgtgtgaacattcatgtaTACTTTCATGACGTCGtctttatgaagagagaagataCAATACAAGGTTCatgaagactaagtcaaagagtgaatcacgttgatcaacacacaaagcatacaagatgtaccgagagggattaaatgatcccatggtatggtaagcattgtccattatgctttgtgtactaacccatggtctacgtgAGAGTTTTATGTGGGGTTATGTATGTTTCCGTCGGCTTGTGTTAAGAGGAAGATCTCAAAAaaaccatggaggatgacatcaaatggtgatcgtcatcaaggttgcggtgtgcaagttcaagtgtagcatcatgaagagatcacatgcctgaagcttgtcgtccattatgGTGATAATGGACATGTGAAGATGTGCCAAAGAGTGacgcacccatagtggagtatgggggagaaatctactagtcttcatcgagctggcgtaatcaagaaaggtggtccatattgAGGAGGAAAATATTGTCATCATcttgctcaagtggactatgcgcaaggcaaaggtttgCCTTGGTAgcttttctattttaccggtctcatggtggtagttgggagactaGGTTATAGGGTCGGTTGTCATACTATCAAggagggctctcaagtgagtagcttgatcgtatcgttcgttgagatatcaaaccatttgcatccttgtatcctctttattggttcttgtttggatATTCGCTTTGGGAGTTTTGGAGCCTATGGTCTTCATCGTGATAAgatcaagttcatcgaaaacggtttTAGTATGTACCATATTTGTGTTTTCggtgttggaaatttttatgaaTAATTCTTGTGAAGGTCATCTTCCTTATCCTATTGCCAATTATTCTCCATTGCTTTATAGTACTTGTCGTcatctatccaacaagcttgagtttgctctttTTGGAGTTCATATGGAAAAGTTATGACGATTTCTATTTTGCTTGGGCTGAAGTACTACTTTAAGCGGTAGTAGAGAGTAGTACTACCCCTCAAGCAGTAGTACCTCtcccccgagcggtagtacctcttagGAGGTACTTTTGCTCCCTTCTACCGAAACACTTCTGCTTATTTTCAGCTCTTTGGGTTGCGAGTGGTAGTActtctagagcggtactacctcgcCCCCGATCGGTACTAcctctcaagcggtactacctctcccttGAGAGGTACTACCTCTCTAGCAGAACTACCACTCTTGTTTTTTGTATCGTTGGTTTTTTTTTACcgtgctaagcggtagtaccgctccccaaaCGGTAGTACCACTTGAGCATGACTTGTGGGCATAACTGTTGGGTTCGGAAGGGCCTATTTAAGGGGGGattcttccccaatggtccccATCCTTTGAGCTAGTATTTCCCCCCAttattgaccttcttagagcatgCTAACTCcaacccctccaatgattcttgttaTTTATTGAGgaaaaatagagaggagatctagatctacgtttccaccaatcactttctcctctatgtgaggggaaccccttggatctagatcttggagttctttgtgagctccttgttctttctCCCATATTCCTCCTTAGATTTTTTTGTTGCcgggggatttgagtgtgagagacttgaccacttcgtctgttcttgccattgcactagtcccatcagtttgagttctccacggtgatatgtggaagtgaagtttgagacgcttattactcttgggtgcttgggcaccctagagcttgtgcctcttgggtgctttggcactgTAGAcagttggtggtgcctcggagctcaatcattgtgttgTAAAGCTCTGGGaaagcgtcagggtctccaattaggttatggagattgccccaagcaattcaggtcacctcggagccacaatccattgtggtgaagcttcgtgatgttgttgggagcctccaattaagttgtgagaTTGCACCAACTTAGTTTGTATGGTTtctgtgaccaccctcaagggtcccttagtggaatcgcgacatcttgcattgtgcgagggcgtgaagagattacggtggccctagtagcttcttgggaagcattgtgcctccacaccactccaaacggagattagcatccgcaagggtgtgaacttcaggatacatcattGTCTGTGTGTGcaatggttatctcttacccgagccctttacttatgcactttactttgtgatagttatattgtttcttgttatatatcttgatatcacttggttgtttatcttgcttagcataagttgttggtgcacataggtgagcctagttgttttaggttttgtgtttGACTAATTAAaggttagttttattccacatttgttcaatcCTAAACCAGAATTACttaaaagcgcctattcacccgccCCTTCTCTacgcgacatccatgtcctttcaacaAGGGACCGGGCAGCACAGATCTACTGCTTGGAGGTCGCAAAGTGTGGGGACAGGTGAAGGTTGTCAAATGAGGTTGGATTCGACGTCGGTGGCTTGATGGAGGGCTTGCTCATGCATAATGTGCGGGGCTCGAGAGGTTGACCCGGGCAAAAGCTTGTCCCCCGTGTGtttgttgccggtgatggtgacgcTTTCAATCGTCGTTTCCTTCTTGTTGGCATCGTCGATGTACTCTCAGCTCCAATCTTCGCAGCtttgggggaaaccctagatcaatGGGATCAGATGATGACATTGCTCTAGCATTGTAACCCCTCTCGAGGGCTTCGTCTTTGGAGCTAGACACCATCAAGTGGAACTAATGAAACTTGGTGGTGTTGGCGTCAAGGCTTGTGTGGCAACGATGATGGGTGTGTGCGATGTCGGAGACGTGACAATGGTTGCGGTAGTCGGTTCTTCTCCGGCGTGTTCGTGGGATTACCTCGGGTTGTTTTGTTTCAGTGAAGTCGGAGCTATGACGCTGGGGCCCCTATGGCGACGATGACATGCATATGGTGGTCCGTCCGATGGTCTTCCCGATGCCAACCTTGCATGGTTCTCCTTCGGAGCTATCTTTCAAAGTCGAAGATGTGTTGTCCTTGGCGCGGGTGACAGAGTTTTTCACGGGGCTTCTTAAGTTTCACACAACCTCTACGGTGCGGGTTGGGTCGACATGTGTATTCGGAGAATCAGAGTCGCTTGCTCGAAGATTAGGGAGGGTGATGACACATGTTGGGGAGAAGTGATGAGGATGACACCATTGTGTGATGTTGACAAGACCCTCTATGTGAGGTGTGTGTGGTATTATGTGGGTGTCGCTGAGCGATTTGTGACATTTTTTGCCCGGTTTCCCATTTATTAACCGGGCAACTCCCTTCTACTTTATTAATGAGATGAGGAAAAGCTTTTTCCTCCATTTCAAAAAAAAAGatctaatttcgatgatctcgtcaCGACGAATTTAATGGTGAAAACGGTTTCTCAATCAAATTTattatttaagagataaaacattttaaaactgAAAAGACGAAAAATTCCTACCGACATCATCAGTTTTTTCACTTGTGCATGCATGCGGTAACATGGTCCAATCTGTGGCCATGAGGCATGTAATCGGGTGTTGCTCTCACCACACGTGTGGTGGTTATCAGCGTCTAAAAACAAACTAAGCAGCCTAAATTAACAATAGCATCAACATGAGGTGGAGAGTGTGAAAGATGTTAATGTCGCCTagaggagggggtgaataggcatattaaaataattatgatttaagcttgaacaaaaacagaataaaactaggggtttattagtcaagcacaaaacctaaaacaactaggctcatctatgtgcaccaacaacttatgctaagcaagataaacaactaagtgatagcaagatatataacaagaaacaatatggctatcacatagtaaagtgcataagtaaagggcttagacaagagataactgaggcacgcagagacgatgatgcatcccgaagttcacacccttgcggatgctaatcaccatttggagcggtgtggaggcacaatgctccccaagaagccactagggccatcataatctcctcacgccctcgcacaatgcaagatgtcgtgattccactcgtggtgcccttgaaggcggtgaccgaaactatacaaacaaggttggggcaatctccacaacttaattgaaggctcccaacaccaccacgaagcttcaccatagtggattgtggctccgaggcGCAAATTGCTCACAACaatatccacaacctaattgaagaccctgacgcttgcccggagctttactccacaatgattgagctctgaggcaccacaaAACGTCTAGGGCACCAAAGCACCTAAGaggcacaagctctagggtgcccaaacaACCAAGAGtactaagcttctcaaacttcacttccgcgtatcaccgtggagaactcagaccgatgcaactaatgcaatggcaagaacacacaaagtggtcaagtccctcacactcaaatcccaccacaacaacaaaaactatgaaggaatacgagaggaagaacaaggagctaacAAAGAACTCTAAGATCTATATCCAAGAGGTTCCCCTCAAAtataggagaaagtgattggtggaaacgtAGATCTATAtcgcctctctcttttccctcaagaactagcaagaatcattggaggaattGAGAGATAGTATGCACGAAAAAGGTCAAGAATGGGGGCAAAAACGAGCTCAAGAGATAAGGTCCAttagggaagaagacctcctttgtAGGTGGgaaaaaaatccaaccattacctcCTCAGCCCGCACACAAGTGGTACTACTGCTCATGAGAGCGGCACTACCGCTTGGGCGGTTGTGCCTGATGCATAGTGCAATGGCACAAGGCCACGAGATGGTAGTGGCGCCGGAGCAGTGCAGAGGCCCTCGAATGCAGGTCAGTGGCAGTAACAGGGGCAGTACCGCTCAAGCGGttgcaagagcggtactaccgattgTAAGCGGTACAACCTCGCCCTACTGTCGCCCTTAAGTCCACTGAGAGTTCTGAGTATAGAAGGTTAGGCGGTAGTTGAGCGGTAATGGTGGGCGGTATTACCGAAAATAGGTGGTACTATTCCGTCGTACTACCGTCACAACAATCGCCTAGTCCGACACAAAAAATCAAGACTTCGCACGCAGCGGTACACCGCGCGATACTGGACAGTGATACTACCGCccgggggtggtactaccgcttacccaaACTGGCACTACCACTTACACtttaggcggtactaccgctggcgcgTGATACAACCGCTTATTTCCTTCACGAACAGAACACACGAAACAGATGAATGTAGGAACACCAGAACTaccataacttctgcaaatgagctccgaattgagcaaactcaaactTATTGGACAGATGACGACAAATACTATCCAAACAACAACTGGTTATATTAAGAAGAGGCACGATAGTATGCCTACGATATAGAGGAGTGGGACCTCCATGAGAGAAGCATCAGCataaactccaacatcaaaagcatcatagaagatgcatatgaactTTGTTTTCGATtaacttgagcttgtcatgaagatgaccataagctttaaaactcacaaagataaacaccaaacaagaaccaagaaatatgatgcaaggatgcaaaaggtttgagctctcaacgaacgatacgatccagctactcacttgagagccccccttgatagtatgacAATCGATactataacccggtctcccaactaccaccatgagacgAGTAAATAGAAAAGCTATCAAGAACAAACCTTTGCTttgcgcatagtccacttgagctagatgatgacgatcttgtcctcctcgagatggaccatctttcttgattgcgtcGGCTCGATGAcgactagtagattgctcccccatactccactatgggcaaGCCACTCTTCGGCACATATTAAATAGTCCATCgtcaccataatggacggcaagcttcaaacatgatctcttcgtgatgctccacttgaacttgcacaccgcaagcttgatgacgatcaccacttgatgccaTCCtcgatgggttgtatgagatctttatCTTCACGCAATCCCACGGATCCAtatctaaccccacatagaactctcacgaagaccatggtttagtacacaaagtgtaatggacaatgcttaccataccatggatcacttgatccctctcggcacATCATGTACGCTTGgtttgttgatcaacttgattcactccttgacttagtcttgatcaaccttgaggcgtatcttctctcttcataaagatgatgtcttgaaggtaaacatgaatgttcccacaatcttcttcttcaagacatgcttgcaataagctcaactctcacatgaccaatctttggataaattcCTGAATGCCACCTAGGTCATctcataaactccttgaaaccaacaaagtgacttcaagaaatgcctatgaacaagtCTTTTGAATATAACACAAGGCATCCATTACTCCATAGgtattatcatcaattaccaaaatcaaACATGCGGCCACAATGTTCTAACAGAGTGAAGATACAACCGCGAGACGTgacatagttaattttcatctagATGAGAGTCTAATTTAATTTTTGCGATCTCTTCCAACAAAAAACACATTGACCCCCAAGTTTGCAGATGCGTTGAACACATGAAATTGCATGTTTGGTGATGTAAAATGCAACTaacaaaaaaatcatgaatttgaaaTAAACAAGTAAATAATAGAACAAAAGGAAAAtaggaaaacaaaaaataaaaaataaaacaaacaaaaaaatagaaaaccaaaCAAAAACTTATACAAAAATGGAAAGGGACAAACCCCCCAAACCCCAGCCAGggcaataaaaaaaagaaaaatatagcAGCCCATACGTGGAGGGGTGAAGGCAAAGCCCACAAACAAAGAAAACACAGGGGGCCTACAGTCATAGAATTGAAAAGGGGGCAGACAAAATTATTAGTTGAGGAATACACGCAAACGAAACTCTAGGGGAATACATGTGACTCGATCCACGGCAGGCAGCAATGAAAAAGACACGAATCTTAACAGCAAGAGCATATGGTTAGGGAGTTAGTTGAGACATCACTAAAATTTATCTAGATGTTGTTTTTTGGGGACGCTAGGCGTCAACCGGCTGATCCCTAGCGCGGATCCATCAGTCTAACAGCCGTTATTTAATTAGTTTATTTATTAAGGGACGTGCTACGGGTTGCAAGGTGTTAGATTTATCGCATCGTGTGAGCTGAACATGTCTTCATCACCGCAACACGCGTTTTGTTGCAGAATTATTTCTGCAACATAGGACttgttgtagattttttttgcaatgtttttttgttgcaaaaaaaaaaaaatttgcACCTTTGCTTTTGTAGCATTTCTTTTGCAACTGAGATATTGTTGCGGGAATTTTTTGCAACACATATTTTGTTGTAATATAGACCCATTGTAAACATTGCAATACCGTATATGTTTCAGAAACATAGTCCCTTTTATAGAAGTGTGCTCGACGAAGGACAATATAGGATCCTCACTTGAACGTGTGTCATGCAAGGGAGGTGGCGGAGGCGCTGGTATGCGTCGGCCGACGGATCTTCTTAAAAGATCCGACACCTTGAAAGACATATGATTTTGTGGATTGAGTGGCCGAGCATCACCCTCTACTATTGCAACATAGATCGTGTTGAGAAATTTTTCTAAAACACGAATAGTGTTGTACAATTTTTTTTGTAACATGACTTAAATTGCAGAAATTTTACAACATAGATTAAGTCATAGATTTTTTTTCAACAAAGGTCTTGTTACATTTTTTTTTCCTTGTAAAAGGTCTTGTCATAGAAAGTTTCGCGAAAAAAGTCTTGTTTGCAGAAAATTTACAAAAGTGCAAAATATTTTCACAACAACGGTGTTGTTGCAGAATTATTCCGCAACAAAGCTATTGTTGTGAAAATTTATATACGTCTTTTCACAACAAGAGATGCTCATGCAAGTCAAAGCTCTGCAACTATCTTAGGTGGTTTTCTACAGGGCATGGTGAACACATAAGGCTATATGGACACGTGGTAGAAGATGAAGACGATTGCTATTTGGAAGTAATCCACCTGTGGGTGTTAATCATTTTCCTTAGTAAATCTGtatataataatgatgatgataataataataataattaacagtagtaataataataatattgccCGCTATTATTTTGCGTGGGGATTCAAGAGCGCAAGTGGCATGCACACAATACTTGCATCTTCCATTCCATGACCAGAGGCCCGGCCGACCATGTACGCCGTCGACGAGAGGGAGGCACACAGGGCCTCTCCTTTTTACCGGGCCGTTGTGCACGCCGTTGACGGGAGGGCAGACGGCCAGACGGCGACCGGCAGTTGCGCCCGGAAATCACGTTGCCACGGCCACTTTCTCTCCAAACCCCCCAACCACCTTGCCTTCTCACCTGATCTCCGTTTCACAGTGCATCCACCGTACACTACCACCACGGACAAGCGCACATTCCTGTCCAGCCAAACCACTGCTGGATTAAGGTTTGCTGCTTTGCTTGGTACGAGGAGGGGAGCAGCGGGAGGTCGAGGACGATGGTGCTGGCGGAGAGCATTGGCAAGTACAGGGTCGGCCGGACCATCGGGGAGGGCGCCTTCGCCAAGGTCCGGCTCGCCGTCGACGCCGAGACTGGCCGCTGCGTCGCGGTCAAGGTCATCGACAGGAGCACGGTGCTCAGGAACAACCTCATGTATCAGGTACCTACGTGTCCGGCCCGGCTGTTGTTTCTGTGAACGATGCTCCGCCGTCCATGGAGCAGAGCATTCCGTGACGGCCTCTTTGCTTGTTCTTGTTAAAGGTGAAGAGAGAGATCGGCGCGATGAAGCTTCTCAACCACCCCAACATAGTCAAGATACACGAGGTAGCTGCTCAAATTCCTTCACCATTCCATCCATTGCCCAAGCATGCAGCATTGGCAGGACTGAAGCCTCTTCCGTGCCTTACTGCGGTTACATTCACGCAGGTGATCGCGACAAAGACCAAGATATGTCTGGTGATGGAGTATGTTCCGGGAGGGCAGCTCTCCGACAAGCTAGTAAGACCTTCATCAAGTAACAGTTCTCGGTTATTGTTCAGCTGATTTTCCTTACGGTTTCTGAGTTCTTTCTGGTTAAGAGTTACCTCAAGAGATTGGATGAGAGGGAAGCGAAGAAGTACTTCTACCAGCTGATTGATGCTGTGGACTATTGCCACCGGAGAGGCGTCTTTCACAGGGATCTCAAGGTCAATACATTCCCATTCTCCCGTAGATAACTGCATGTTTGGATATAAACTCTTTTTCATCCCTGACGATGCGAACTGGTTGGCGTTCTTGCTTGATCATCGCTCCGTCTATGGTTGCCACACCACTGAGTCATTCTACTTTTGAGAGTGTCAACAGCCTGAGAACTTGTTGCTAGATAATCAGGGCAATCTCAAGGTATCCGATTTTGGCCTCAGCGTGCTACGGAAGGTAGTAAGAACTTGCAAAGGGCTATGGGCTCATTTCATTTCAGTTGTCGATGATTCAGATTGATCAACTCCGAAACTTTGCATCTAATTTTCTTCCAGCCAGGGCAGTTGCTATCCACATCTTGCGGCTCTCCATGCTACGTGGCTCCTGAGGTATTCGAAAGATCATAGCGCTCCAGCAAAAATAAGAGCATGGCATGGCCTAACTACCCAAAGTTGCATTGTACATGCCACAAAGTTTCAGTAATTTGCATTGCCAACTTCTAAATTTTGATGCTCTGGTAGGTGATTCAGCACAGGACTTACGATGGGGCGGCCGCCGACATCTGGTCATGCGGAGTGATCCTGTTTGAGCTCCTTGCTGGTTATCTGCCATTCCAGGACTGCAGCTTGATAAACTTGTACAGAAGGGTAAGCACAAAAATCCAAGTGTCTGATGATGCCTTTCGCTTCATTACACCTTGCTGATGTGAGGTTTCAACTGACAACTATTGTCGCAAAGATATCTCGAGCGCAGTATGCATTACCGCAATGGATAACGCTGCCTCAGAAGAAGATTATCTTGAGGATACTCGATCCATCTCCTATAACGGTAATCCTATTAGAAGCATTAGACCAACACATGTTCTTAATTACTAGCATGGTCATCTTACAATTGTGGTGTAGAGAGCGAAGATAAATGATATCTTCGATGACGAGTGGTTCCAAGAGGGCTACAATCCATCAGTAAGGAGAACTGAGAGTGATTATGGTGATGATTGTGTTGATATTGATGAGACTGGCACAAATAGTGATGGCAGCCACAGCACAGAGGTAAGAGTAAATAAACACTGCTCTGGAACACAAATCCACATATTAATTTCCTTCACTCTGCACCAGTCATTTCCTACCTTCAATTGCCAGGACTTCCCTTTTGTCTAGGTAAGAGAAGCTGGGGCAGCAAATCCAGAGCCTGAGCAGTTCATCAACGCGTTCCGGTTGATAGCGACGTGCAGAGATCTCGACTTGTCAGGACTCTTCCAAGAGCAGGTCACTGACCATATCCTGTCCAATTTGTTTCATATGTATTTGACCTACATCAACAAATGGCTCTAGCTTGTACCTAAATTTCCGGTGGCTGGCTTGGCTGATGATGCATGATCACCATTCACTAGAAAACAAAGCTCGGCTCGCCGCACTCGGTGCAGGAAACACTGGAGATAATCACAGCTGCAGCCCGGGATGTGAGTTTGTCAGCAAGGAGAATGGGCAGCTCCATGGTAATTAGCTAGAGCTTGGCAATATTTGAATTCAGCTTCTTGAACATCACAGGTCAAGTTGTGATCCAGGGTTTTCAATTTTGGCACAGGTGAAGCTTCAGGACATCAGATTGCTATCAAGAAGCATGCTGGATCTTACACTCTCGGCCGAGGTGAAGTACCATCCCATGTATTCTCTTCTACCACTGAAGATATCAATACCATAAAATTTTCCATTTGAAAAAAGTCACTGGATGCACCACTGACTTGTGGGATCTGGAATATTAGCCTCACTACAAGTGGCATTTTCAAAACTGACAGATTCACGCTGTCATCTATCTAACTTTGCTTATCTGAAAAGTGCAGGTGATCCAGGTGACACCAGCACACTGCGTCGTCGAAGTGTCCAAGTCCAGCGGTGATCTGAGAGCATACAAAGAGGTATGTCAATATGACAATACGAATGCTGTTTGTTTCATTTCATTCTGATCTTATCTCAAGGAAACGTGATGCACAGTTTACTGATGATCAATGCAACTCTATTGCATTCAACGCATGCAGTTCTGCACAAGCCTGTGCAGATTGCTCAAGAGGCGGGTGCAGCAGCATGGCAGCTCATCTGATTTGGAGACCAACCTAGTCTGAGTAAAGGATGACTAATTCTGTCAAGAGAGCAAAACAGCCGAGGTGGCATAACCTGCTAGGAGAGCTTACAACTAGGCCATTTCGTTGGCAGGCAGCCTCCCCTTACACCGAGGACTTGATGCTCGAAGATTTGTAATGCTAACCTGGTTAATCGATGCAATCTCTCTTTCCCATCACGAAGGAAATATGAGCTATCATTTCAACAACTGAAATTCGAATCAGAGCATCTAACAGAAACTTTGTGGTATATAATTACCATTCCACCACAGAGGATCATTTTCTTTATACTTTTTGTGAGTCATAGGCATTATTGTATCACTGCTTCCATAAcagaatgggatttatttacatgTCATAACGCGAGGAAACATAGCAACATGTCTGGGGTATTCGGAACCAAGAGTGAAGTACCCAGCTCAGTGATCACGTTGCCCTACTGCAATGCTTGCATCATGATTGAGCGATGAGAGAGCTGTTGCTCATACAGTGACCTGAATATCTGATATTTGGCATCATGGTATTTCTTCACCCTGGGGTCCGAAGATGGATGCACGACCTACAAAAAATAATACTTTTGGTTTAGAAGCAGCAAATGAAATATTGAAGATTCTAATTAAGAATGTATGCAAATCAAAATGGACAAATATGACATGTTCTCTAGGTTGTCCAACGGCAAAAAAATGGAGCCAGTTAATCCATGTATTTTAAATAGGAGGGATTGGGGCATACCTTTCCAGCTGCATTCATTGACTTCATTGCATCGTGAATACCCgaaaacttctttgcagcaacagCACCCAGAACAGAAGCACCTAAAAGTACAGACTCATTCTCTCTAGGAAGTATTATTGGACATCCTGCAAAGAACAAATAAATTTCACAGAGCGGGGAAGAAAGGAGATGAAGAGGAGTGAGTAGGTAACTGCACGAAAAGGAGGCATACCGATGATATCTGCATGCTCTTGAATATACAAGGAATTCTTTGCGAGTCCGCCACAGGCAAGAAGAGTGTCGATCTAATATACATGGAACAAATATTATTATAGGCATCCAATTATATACCAAGTTACTCTCCGGAACCCTTTGTCGAAAATAAGCACCTTGTGTCCATGAGCATTGCAATGCTCCACAATATGACGAGTTCCATACGCAATACTCTGAATTGTTGCTAGGTACAAAAGCGCTAAATGCTTTTCACTAGTATCAAGTGTCAAGCCACAAATCACTCCTTTGGATTTTGGATCAGCAACAGGGGACCTGGCCATTAGAAGCAGCATTAGAGTCAGCCGCATCAGGAGTGTGTCATTTTGTGTCAGGTAAAACATTAACCAAAATATTgagagggggagggggggtcACAAATTAACTGTGTGCAACTGATAAAGCTGTAATTTCAGCATTCTGGTATAAGATTTAATATCCTAGGAACAAACGAGTCTCACTGATTGTGTTATGTTGTCATATTTGTTAGTAGCTGCATACATCTAATTTGAATGGCAAGAGAAGTTAAGTACTTTAATAAGCAAGCTACATAGAAGCTGACAAAATACATCTGGTTTCACCCTATGCAGTGA
This genomic stretch from Hordeum vulgare subsp. vulgare chromosome 6H, MorexV3_pseudomolecules_assembly, whole genome shotgun sequence harbors:
- the LOC123401821 gene encoding CBL-interacting serine/threonine-protein kinase 21 isoform X5, with the translated sequence MVLAESIGKYRVGRTIGEGAFAKVRLAVDAETGRCVAVKVIDRSTVLRNNLMYQVKREIGAMKLLNHPNIVKIHEVIATKTKICLVMEYVPGGQLSDKLSYLKRLDEREAKKYFYQLIDAVDYCHRRGVFHRDLKPENLLLDNQGNLKVSDFGLSVLRKPGQLLSTSCGSPCYVAPEVIQHRTYDGAAADIWSCGVILFELLAGYLPFQDCSLINLYRRISRAQYALPQWITLPQKKIILRILDPSPITRAKINDIFDDEWFQEGYNPSVRRTESDYGDDCVDIDETGTNSDGSHSTEVREAGAANPEPEQFINAFRLIATCRDLDLSGLFQEQKTKLGSPHSVQETLEIITAAARDVSLSARRMGSSMVKLQDIRLLSRSMLDLTLSAEVIQVTPAHCVVEVSKSSGDLRAYKEFCTSLCRLLKRRVQQHGSSSDLETNLV